ACAGATTGTTCATGGATGCCGACAACTCAACCGATATAAAAGAAATAAAAAAATTTCTGGAATTGCTTGAGGGCGGCGTTGATGCCGTGATCGGCGACAGGACTTTGGAGAACAGCGTTATATTGCTGCATCAGCCCACGTATAAGAAGATACTGGGAAATATAGGGAATGTTTTCATCAGATCGCTTACGGTACCGGGCATAAAAGATACGCAGTGCGGATTTAAATGCTTCACGGGGAAACTTGTGCGCGACGTATTCCCGGTTCTCGGGATAGACCGCTGGGCATTTGATGTCGAGATACTGGCATTGGCCCTGAAGCGCGGCTACAGGATAAAGAACATACCTGTCGTATGGAAGAACAGGAGTGAAAGCAAGGTGAAAGTGATCGATTATGTTCTGACATTTGCGGACCTCGTTAGGATCAAAATAAATTTATTAACCAATAAATATGAACGAGCAAAATAAAAACGAAAATAAAACAAGTTCGATACTGAGAAAGGATCTTGTGAGTGGTACGTGGGTGGTGTTCTCGACGAGAAGAAGGGAAAGGCCTGACTTTTCAAAGAATAAGGAAGCCGAAACGGAGACTCCGGAACAGCTGAGCAAATGTCCGTTCTGCGCTCAGAATGTTTCTTCACAGGAAAAAGATACATTGATCTATGCGAACGAAGCCGGCGATTGGAGCCTGAAAGTGTTTCCGAACAAGTTTCCCGCGTTCTCATCCGAGATCAAAGATGTGAACAAAAGGGAGATCGGCCCGTTTGAAATTATGGACGGAGTGGGATATCATGAAGTTCTGGTTACGAAGGATCACTACAAGGACATTGCTGATATGGAAATAATGCAGATCGCTGAAATAATGGATGCATTCCAGGACAGATATATAGATCTTATGAACAAGCGGCATATAAAATATATTTCCGTGTTCAAGAATTATGGAAGGAGTGCAGGGGCATCGGTCAGACATCCTCATTGTCAGATCATTGCCATGCCTGTGATTGATCCTGATGTGTATAGGAGCTTGGTGGGCAGCGAAAGCTATTATATGGCGCATCGTGAATGCGTGCATTGCGTCATGATCGAGTGGGAGAAAGAGAATAAGGAAAGGGTGATATATGAAAACGAAGAATTCATTGTTGTGTGTCCGTTTGTTTCAAGGGTATCATTTGAAACGAGGATATATCCCAAAAAGCATCTGTCATATTTTGAGAGGATCACAGATGCTCAAAAGATAAAGCTTGCAGATGCCATGAAGCATTGTCTTGGCAAACTTAAGAAAAATCTCGGAGATCCTCCATATAATATGTTCCTGCACACCTCGCCCTGCGACGGGCGCGCCTATGATCATTATCACTGGCATTTTGAAATATTCCCCAAAACAAACACCTGGGCCGGACTTGAGCTTAGCACTGGAATAGAGGTGTGTTCCGTGCTTCCAGAAGAAGCGGCGAAGATATTGAAAGAGTAGAATCTAAATATTATAATTTCCAATTTTAAATTTACAATTGATCGTCTATGGCAGAAAATGTCAATATACGAAAATCTATTTACTGTGTGGCTATAGTTTTAGTATCCAACGCATTAACGGCCAGGGCGACGCAAATTCCTTTATGTAATTTTGACGATGATCCGCCGAGATCGTTCCCGAAGGCACCTCCTCCCACCAGCTTTGGAGAAATAATTGTTGGATATATTCCATGGATCTTAATACTGTTCTCAATATTGCTGATCATCAGATTCTTCGCGGCTATGTATTTATATCTCAGAAAACAAAAAATAAATAATGGCAGGAAGCG
The DNA window shown above is from Candidatus Paceibacterota bacterium and carries:
- the galT gene encoding galactose-1-phosphate uridylyltransferase yields the protein MNEQNKNENKTSSILRKDLVSGTWVVFSTRRRERPDFSKNKEAETETPEQLSKCPFCAQNVSSQEKDTLIYANEAGDWSLKVFPNKFPAFSSEIKDVNKREIGPFEIMDGVGYHEVLVTKDHYKDIADMEIMQIAEIMDAFQDRYIDLMNKRHIKYISVFKNYGRSAGASVRHPHCQIIAMPVIDPDVYRSLVGSESYYMAHRECVHCVMIEWEKENKERVIYENEEFIVVCPFVSRVSFETRIYPKKHLSYFERITDAQKIKLADAMKHCLGKLKKNLGDPPYNMFLHTSPCDGRAYDHYHWHFEIFPKTNTWAGLELSTGIEVCSVLPEEAAKILKE
- a CDS encoding dolichyl-phosphate beta-glucosyltransferase — its product is MNDDLYLSVILPAYNEEKLIRSTLNEVCGYLSAQNYTSEIIIVNDGSVDGTAKILDDIVRNAKNMKVINNPENRGKGYSVRRGMLEAGGKYRLFMDADNSTDIKEIKKFLELLEGGVDAVIGDRTLENSVILLHQPTYKKILGNIGNVFIRSLTVPGIKDTQCGFKCFTGKLVRDVFPVLGIDRWAFDVEILALALKRGYRIKNIPVVWKNRSESKVKVIDYVLTFADLVRIKINLLTNKYERAK